A window of the Plasmodium vivax chromosome 12, whole genome shotgun sequence genome harbors these coding sequences:
- a CDS encoding hypothetical protein, conserved (encoded by transcript PVX_082505A): MNNGHLFILLAILTTWGSNPHFSRTAEIENDKTESAVSSSGILKNVVKHAPKVSSKEIEDSEIRIAKMAHEEENKKLQKMGKCAKDYTLPCPKFWKKKIMNKSENICIASSTYNGFCNPSQSFDNFTQNEKIKFETSCNVEWGCKNVVTDACESGKRNYNEPCPEGFISQNDNTCAADLTVYDGLCNGEKIDFTHLTSEEKQNWSVACEAYWPCYVNCEALSVCPSKWKQINSYECAPPRSYNGPCKDTKNFKFFNERMKIKFEDKCKVTFACTELCEKNYLQECPLHWGEKNGYCLAPPSFNLCERKKFPYRNLTQDEKKQFEEECSVQWPCRESPFCEMDWAAECPLNWVKETPREGANRQGGNQQGDEYICTADSSLYSGKCAFISLPNGADEEAKRELASTCDTPWPCSSAGAASDAASNAAAEGGPLPPSDRKRGERRGRATTNGPVTLKGGVRASAGPAYRVVDDQGDLPLADIMR; this comes from the coding sequence atgaataatgGACACCTTTTCATCCTGCTGGCAATATTGACGACGTGGGGAAGCAACCCCCATTTCAGCCGCACTGCTGAGATTGAGAATGACAAAACGGAGAGCGCAGTAAGCTCAAGtgggattttaaaaaacgtcGTGAAACATGCCCCCAAAGTGAGTTCCAAAGAAATAGAGGACAGCGAAATAAGGATAGCCAAAATGGCAcacgaagaggaaaacaaaaagttgcaaaaaatgggaaagtgTGCAAAAGATTATACATTACCTTGcccaaaattttggaaaaaaaaaattatgaacaagtcagaaaatatttgcatagCTAGCTCGACGTACAACGGATTTTGCAACCCCAGTCAATCCTTCGACaattttacacaaaatgaaaagataaaatttgAAACAAGTTGCAACGTCGAATggggatgcaaaaatgtCGTGACAGATGCATGCGaaagtgggaaaagaaaTTACAACGAGCCATGTCCTGAGGGTTTCATCTCCCAAAATGATAACACTTGTGCGGCTGACCTGACCGTGTATGATGGCCTCTGCAATGGAGAGAAGATAGACTTTACCCATCTCACCAgcgaggaaaaacaaaactggAGTGTTGCCTGCGAAGCGTATTGGCCCTGTTACGTCAACTGTGAAGCTCTCTCCGTGTGTCCTTCCAAGTGGAAGCAAATAAATTCTTACGAGTGTGCCCCTCCTCGTAGTTACAACGGGCCATGCAAAGACACCaagaattttaaattttttaatgaacgCATGAAAATCAAATTTGAGGACAAATGCAAAGTTACTTTTGCGTGCACAGAattgtgtgaaaaaaattatctgcAGGAGTGCCCCTTacattggggggaaaaaaatggctactgTTTGGCTCCACCATCTTTCAACTTGtgcgaaaggaaaaaatttccctaTAGGAACTTAACGCAGGATGAGAAGAAGCAGTTCGAGGAGGAGTGCTCCGTTCAGTGGCCTTGTCGAGAGAGCCCCTTTTGCGAAATGGACTGGGCCGCTGAGTGCCCCCTGAACTGGGTGAAGGAGACTCCCCGGGAAGGTGCCAATCGGCAAGGTGGTAACCAGCAAGGCGACGAATACATCTGCACTGCCGACTCATCCCTGTACAGCGGGAAGTGTGCCTTTATTTCCCTCCCGAATGGCGCCGACGAAGAGGCCAAGCGGGAGTTGGCTTCCACGTGCGACACCCCCTGGCCGTGCTCTTCTGCAGGAGCCGCTTCCGACGCCGCTTCCAACGCCGCTGCCGAAGGAGGTCCTCTTCCCCCGTCGGATCGCAAGAGAGGAGAACGGCGCGGCCGCGCGACCACCAACGGCCCCGTCACTCTCAAGGGCGGCGTGCGCGCCAGCGCTGGGCCCGCCTATCGCGTGGTCGACGATCAGGGGGACTTGCCCCTCGCGGATATTATGCGCTGA
- a CDS encoding hypothetical protein, conserved (encoded by transcript PVX_082485A), whose protein sequence is MTKWGALRSSIIWPREFAYAVENEGQDNKFGHSYVVKYNGNVAHSSFKKGLNRVSKLMKVTRRVCENLEEQNFRQNEDTFGADELEADHFGVHTGGENADQINEANQILLRLNEEKEFFKESLSKIHTIDERYDIAARDSSAYFAVRLDDPFMCIEGDPLVEALKRGQQRAAGGQRSGADKPLGRAGEQRNGARTPQVRTFLYNAKIIECDETLIGEREFIFSEANTSSLKVNTLINEGKRIRRVLHEYKESCGVEGEWQDSQQGVPPPGRSGRAEGSTTPPPCGNDEVTYERLGVLPYSDIILLQKREFDKNSHVAAFLTPFVLNGNVKGFIEKVRPYVAYQFDDKLILKNLSKLIKLMCHLEEENVLHGNIKPTNLFIDSSGFNILLGNFLPKVKVTNYLHYVVNGRRGLPRYISPELLSYLRRKKLMVKRGEKKNKHIERYLVKNDIFCLGLCFYYLVTMKEDILNHVDDPRAFQHKVDELQACVSRPELLLLLRSMLAYDHRERPSWAALLAAARGQQ, encoded by the coding sequence ATGACCAAGTGGGGGGCACTGCGCAGCAGCATCATATGGCCGCGCGAGTTCGCCTACGCCGTGGAGAACGAGGGGCAGGACAACAAGTTCGGGCACAGCTATGTGGTCAAATATAACGGGAACGTCGCACACAGCAGCTTTAAGAAGGGGCTGAATCGGGTGAGCAAACTGATGAAGGTAACCAGACGGGTGTGTGAAAATTTGGAGGAGCAAAACTTCCGGCAGAACGAGGACACGTTTGGGGCGGACGAGTTGGAGGCAGACCACTTCGGGGTGCACACCGGTGGGGAAAACGCGGACCAAATTAACGAGGCGAATCAAATCCTCTTGCGGTTgaatgaggagaaggagtTTTTTAAGGAAAGTCTCAGCAAAATTCACACCATCGATGAGAGGTACGACATTGCTGCGAGGGACTCGTCCGCCTATTTCGCAGTTCGTTTGGACGATCCCTTCATGTGCATCGAGGGGGACCCCCTAGTGGAGGCcctaaaaagggggcagcaACGTGCGGCGGGTGGGCAGCGCAGTGGAGCGGATAAGCCGCTCGGCCGAGCGGGTGAACAGCGCAATGGGGCGAGGACCCCCCAGGTGAGGACCTTCCTGTACAACGCCAAAATCATCGAGTGCGACGAGACGCTGATTGGGGAGAGggagttcattttttctgaaGCCAACACGAGCAGCCTGAAGGTTAACACGCTGATCAACGAGGGGAAGCGCATAAGACGGGTGCTGCACGAATATAAGGAGAGCTGCGGAGTGGAAGGCGAGTGGCAAGATAGTCAGCAGGgtgtcccccccccagggaggAGCGGCCGTGCAGAAGGTAGTACAACCCCTCCCCCATGTGGGAATGACGAAGTGACCTACGAACGGCTGGGCGTACTTCCCTACAGTGACATCATCCTGTTGCAAAAGAGGGAATTTGACAAGAACAGTCACGTGGCTGcttttttaaccccctttGTCCTCAACGGAAATGTGAAGGGGTTCATCGAGAAGGTACGCCCTTACGTGGCGTACCAATTTGATGACAAattgatattaaaaaatttaagcaaACTGATTAAGCTCATGTGCCACTTGGAAGAGGAGAACGTCCTGCATGGGAACATCAAGCCTACCAACCTGTTCATCGACAGCAGTGGGTTTAATATCCTCCTCGGGAACTTCCTTCCGAAGGTGAAGGTGACAAATTATTTGCACTACGTTGTTAATGGGAGAAGAGGGCTACCCAGATACATCTCCCCTGAACTGCTTTCCTatttgaggagaaaaaagctaatggtgaaaaggggggagaagaagaataaaCACATTGAGAGGTACCTCGTGAAAAATGACATCTTCTGCTTGGGCCTCTGCTTCTACTACCTCGTGACGATGAAGGAGGATATCCTCAACCACGTGGATGACCCGCGCGCCTTTCAGCATAAGGTGGACGAGCTGCAGGCGTGCGTCTCCCGCCCGgagctgcttctgcttctgcgCAGCATGCTCGCCTACGACCACCGGGAGCGGCCCTCCTGGGCAGCGCTGCTGGCCGCGGCGCGGGGTCAGCAGTGA
- a CDS encoding microsomal signal peptidase 21 kDa subunit, putative (encoded by transcript PVX_082500A), with protein sequence MEFIKEQYNAISLELKKNFRNPRDGISHVLNVVCLLLNALMIWKLLVVLTGCESPVVVVLSGSMEPGYFRGDTLALCHPPSIHAGDVVVYQINGRDIPIVHRILNIHISKDNKFHLLSKGDNNNIDDRGLYESNQYWLENEHVLGLSVGYAPYIGMLTIWVNEYPIMKWGIVSLMLFMILLGYE encoded by the exons ATGGAATTCATAAAGGAGCAGTACAACGCCATTTCGCTAGAACTTAAGAAGAACTTTAGAAACCCCCGAGATGGCATATCCCACGTGCTGAACGTAGTGTGCTTGCTGTTGAATGCCTTGATGATTTGGAAGCTACTCGTCGTGCTTACAG GCTGCGAATCCCCAGTTGTGGTTGTCCTGAGTGGCAGCATGGAGCCAGGCTACTTCAGAGGAGACACCCTGGCGCTGTGCCACCCGCCGAGCATCCACGCAGGCGACGTGGTCGTGTACCAAATAAACGGAAGAGACATCCCCATTGTGCATAGGATATTAAACATTCACATATCGAAGGACAACAAATTTCATTTGTTATCAAAAGGGGACAATAACAACATTGACGACCGAGGGCTCTATGAGTCCAACCAGTATTGGCTAGAAAACGAACACGTGCTTGGCCTCTCAGTTGGATATGCGCCATACATCGGAATGCTAACCATATGGGTTAATGAATACCCGATCATGAAGTGGGGAATTGTGTCACTCATGCTGTTTATGATTTTACTTGGGTACGAGTGA
- a CDS encoding hypothetical protein (encoded by transcript PVX_082510A): MASATHSDESKQNASGKGATSYDDFIELRKRIILKEKELLGKKKFPEKLPEKASAKNGGEETAAKEEEGGGGRGQKGKVMYRSFDQFYKYKKDFEEHEVQVKRDAMKSLRKCAGSGGGGTYVSGGNDAHAASDVHAASDVHAASDVHAADEVPTANDAHASTEQGDRGDHRYSYIKLKTERQGTVKQLKEYFQKIQQDQEQRRNNELLLKRDKKGATAAADEGNERAVKSGNTVLERVENEKRCDPIEHDLGTTLHLCGGGGDAKAVSQVESQPDGQAESQSNGQPDNQSNGQPDNPVENQPDRQLDHMDVKELELLYNLISEMKKSCSNGEDYIASLVQDLHTSNKRHLVQKILQILKAVDSKITSEQGKNSLERSAGEIGGDTAKQHTNVSTLVNMQSDKRVGNEDKAFPEGEKRSAGHPKGLPKGTPNWNSVCKNEERKSPPMRGGSPIHVKIKKYNEAVEAGYSQSGRSLDAKAEVERGDGGAPRTVERGKGPTKGGKRTDKEDSGAKGALQEGESNKMGVAPSDESNSQSKHPNDNGSSLHPNGSTAKGEANHAGKFEWFYSTMKDIYSEDGEAGDEPSGGTSGEPNGEPNGGPSGGPNDYSSEGSENDDLFTWLENRDVENVLSGKKRSDEGETSEESGLVPVP; encoded by the coding sequence ATGGCGAGCGCAACTCACTCGGACGAAAGCAAGCAAAACGCCAGCGGGAAGGGGGCCACTTCCTACGATGACTTCATCGAATTGAGGAAGAGAATTATCCTCAAGGAAAAGGAacttttgggaaaaaaaaaatttccagaAAAATTGCCAGAAAAAGCAAGTGcgaaaaatggaggggaagaaactgcagcgaaggaggaggagggaggaggaggaagaggacagAAGGGGAAGGTCATGTACAGGTCCTTTGACCAGTtctacaaatataaaaaagattttgAGGAGCACGAGGTGCAGGTGAAGAGGGACGCGATGAAGTCCCTCCGCAAGTGCGCCGGGAGTGGGGGTGGCGGCACTTACGTAAGCGGTGGCAATGACGCACACGCTGCTAGCGATGTACACGCTGCTAGCGATGTACACGCTGCTAGCGACGTACACGCTGCTGACGAGGTGCCCACTGCCAACGACGCGCACGCTTCTACCGAGCAGGGAGACCGCGGCGACCACCGATACTCTTACATCAAACTCAAAACGGAGAGACAAGGCACCGTCAAACAGCTGAAGGAGTACTTCCAGAAAATCCAGCAGGACCAAGagcaaaggagaaacaaCGAGCTGCTTCTGAAGAGGGACAAGAAGGGGGCCACAGCCGCTGCCGACGAAGGGAACGAGCGTGCAGTGAAAAGCGGCAACACCGTTTTGGAAAGAGTGGAGAACGAGAAGAGGTGCGACCCAATTGAGCATGACCTTGGCACGACGCTTCACCTGTGCGGCGGCGGGGGGGACGCAAAAGCGGTCAGCCAAGTGGAGAGCCAACCGGACGGCCAAGCGGAGAGTCAATCGAACGGTCAACCGGATAACCAATCGAACGGCCAACCGGATAACCCTGTAGAAAACCAACCGGACCGCCAACTCGACCACATGGACGTGAAAGAGCTGGAACTGCTCTATAACCTCATcagcgaaatgaagaaaagctGCAGCAACGGGGAAGACTACATCGCCAGTTTGGTCCAGGACCTACACACCTCCAATAAGAGGCACCTCGTTCAGAAGATTCTACAAATACTCAAAGCCGTTGACAGCAAAATCACCTCCGAGCAGGGCAAGAACTCATTGGAGCGGAGTGCTGGCGAAATTGGAGGAGACACCGCCAAACAACACACGAACGTTAGCACTTTGGTAAACATGCAGAGTGACAAACGTGTAGGAAATGAAGACAAGGCTTTCcctgaaggggaaaaaaggagtgcAGGTCATCCTAAGGGGCTCCCAAAAGGGACTCCCAATTGGAACagtgtttgcaaaaatgaggagagaAAATCTCCACCGATGAGAGGTGGAAGTCCCattcatgtaaaaataaaaaagtacaacgAGGCAGTGGAGGCAGGATATTCCCAAAGCGGTCGCTCCTTAGATGCGAAAGCAGAGGTTGAAAGGGGAGACGGGGGTGCACCGCGCACAGTGGAACGGGGAAAGGGCCCaaccaagggggggaaaaggacaGACAAGGAAGACAGTGGAGCAAAGGGGGCACTTCAAGAGGGGGAGAGCAACAAAATGGGCGTCGCTCCCAGTGATGAATCAAACAGCCAGTCAAAACATCCCAACGATAACGGCAGCTCCCTCCATCCGAATGGAAGCACAGCCAAAGGTGAAGCCAACCACGCGGGAAAGTTTGAGTGGTTTTATTCCACGATGAAGGATATATATAGTGAGGATGGCGAGGCGGGCGATGAGCCCAGCGGTGGGACAAGCGGTGAGCCAAACGGTGAGCCAAACGGTGGGCCAAGCGGTGGGCCAAACGATTACTCAAGCGAGGGTAGCGAAAACGACGACCTCTTCACGTGGCTAGAAAACAGAGATGTTGAAAACGTCTTGAGTGGCAAGAAACGGAGTGACGAGGGGGAGACCAGCGAGGAGTCAGGACTTGTCCCCGTCCCATGA
- a CDS encoding hypothetical protein, conserved (encoded by transcript PVX_082495A), with product MPPLSNVRIFFLIPFALPLLLLTHPPPSHVFLPTQEEASEQSVKTSFFDDGQSMESKREREKEEAEEDPPGVSSEEMKNQPKVHDVTISSEDEAVMCVDLRRKRRMNPHDEYYSVKLPKFIGVCPDIGALPRRARGEAVYSNEALHAGEAAHSSAAKAAAHVVDLTHSADQRNVNDLEGEGRHPQLAKNQKAVISWHFDVDAYNRQKQKRETHAMKEEGTKREKQQCDRGEDPHKGYEAVEVHSEGSDLSHLTDDNLSDFSSVDELYQTYQVTHKCDDLMSLPCDDPNEKKTALCRNMEFLETNAFIVQYEDGKLIFFINERPYLLECDRETNYLIELSEMSVMPIHCILEKKFFLKAITREEQGGGPQGAAPPGMVDVYYSLHG from the coding sequence ATGCCCCCCCTCTCTAATgtgaggattttttttctaatccCTTTTGCCCTACCTCTTCTACTTCTTACCCACCCACCACCTTCCCATGTCTTCCTTCCCACGCAGGAGGAGGCCTCCGAACAGAGTGTGAAGACTTCCTTCTTCGATGATGGGCAGTCGATGGAGTCCaagagggagagggagaaagaggaggcggaggaggaccccccagGGGTCAGCAGTGAGGAAATGAAGAACCAACCCAAAGTGCACGACGTGACTATTAGCAGCGAGGACGAAGCGGTTATGTGTGTAGAcctgaggaggaagagacgAATGAACCCCCATGATGAGTATTACTCTGTTAAGCTGCCCAAGTTTATAGGCGTGTGCCCCGATATAGGGGCGCTCCCTCGGCGGGCacgcggtgaagcggtatACTCTAACGAAGCGCTACACGCCGGCGAAGCGGCACACTCCAGTGCAGCAAAAGCAGCCGCGCACGTGGTAGACTTAACCCACTCGGCGGACCAACGCAACGTGAATGACCTCGAAGGGGAGGGCCGCCACCCCCAACTGGCCAAAAACCAAAAAGCGGTCATCTCCTGGCACTTTGATGTAGACGCATATAATAGACAAAAGCAGAAAAGGGAGACACATGCCATGAAAGAGGAAGGGACCAAGAGAGAAAAACAGCAATGTGATCGAGGGGAAGATCCACACAAAGGTTACGAAGCGGTAGAAGTGCACTCGGAAGGAAGCGACTTGTCTCATTTGACCGATGACAATCTGTCTGACTTCTCCAGCGTCGATGAGCTTTACCAAACCTACCAGGTGACTCACAAGTGCGACGACCTGATGAGCCTTCCATGTGACGAcccaaatgaaaagaaaaccGCTTTATGCCGCAACATGGAGTTCCTAGAAACCAATGCATTCATCGTTCAGTATGAAGATGgcaaattaattttctttattaatgAGAGGCCATATCTTTTGGAGTGTGACAGGGAGACCAATTATCTGATCGAGCTGTCCGAGATGAGCGTCATGCCCATCCACTGCATTTTGGAGAAGAAGTTTTTCCTCAAGGCGATCACTCGGGAGgaacagggggggggccctcAGGGGGCTGCGCCGCCGGGGATGGTCGACGTGTATTACTCGCTGCACGGGTGa
- a CDS encoding helicase, putative (encoded by transcript PVX_082490A) gives MFPPDKSKKEKKPNQFICHRRLGIYKKKMYRHRHQLIYVSLSGRIYTNTNYKDAVQVDNRILSELNISKTGAKSSIHDVNLLYSSVNELVNLGDGAHLDEKTFEYYCIPRSIISEYNRLGIYELYKEQADCLRNILQNEQVENSVQRKVEEKTPGERTPGERTPGEGTPEKGHPPNVDSFFDAEFFTPLEELKHRGEEKGGSEASPRSRPPNGRASSPQSRPPNGRETPQQSRPPNAHPRDDKWDVLYANPPTRNNFFYKNFLFNIPTGMGKTIIYDIQIIRLVLYKGYRAILTLPTVSLINEKNDYYEKLLGENTVSLNIKKFNSSNFTGYSYSLSTDIALCTYEQANIILNIIIKNNLKCNYIFIIDEIHYINDTQRGFFIESLLTKIKYIQRNCESVFNIRAYGFSATLSNVDQIGEWLDAKVHVSKEKLQKIKYLYKIENAIYKDIHKKELERTLGAPFYLDPDHLVYLLSEELILQRNVLIFCPTKKKSEQVASFISNILPYYLKNRNYKVKREVVERRVKLVGELKELSVKIPDVDKLILSGIFYHHSELEKSEKEIVEGAFRSNTLFCLCCTTTLSVGVNFNVHTVIIRSIRLGNAFLTKDQIVQIAGRCGRVKKARGVSAEAAVHDYDLDCDGKVVIFLTACDKAYMEKILKDDVDACKLKTKLHNFQLCKFILEFIELNLIKTKKEMVDFLFLYTLKELIMQEVKQTFQYLFENKLIIIPHEKEQCYYYYLFAKIYNVNLYQMEQLFDFHFLCQYINVETLIKCNLQQKIDLFKKLHRNYKVKEFISERRKPKAFFSLPFLTILLIFKDTQLNTNLFEHLFVQLVKYLFLVNINSKQLDFYVYDILRDDDVIACTEVSPYVHPICNALDFIFNFSFIQYVYVKGFPTDVLLMIFVFCINSEISLKIHFDVYEEVLTSSSGPEGGGVRKIFHYFDLSMDKLRRFKACRNDDLCAECAKNVLRGE, from the exons ATGTTCCCACCCGACaagagcaaaaaggagaaaaagccAAACCAGTTCATCTGCCATAGAAG ATTAGGAATctacaagaaaaaaatgtaccggCACCGGCACCAGTTGATTTACGTGTCCCTGTCTGGCCGCATTTACACCAAC ACGAACTACAAAGACGCAGTGCAGGTGGACAACCGCATTCTGAGCGAGCTGAACATTTCAA AGACGGGCGCCAAGTCGAGCATACACGACGTGAACCTCCTGTACAGCAGCGTCAATGAGCTGGTGAACCTCGGCGACGGAGCCCATTTGGATGAAAAGACGTTCGAGTATTATTGCATCCCGAGATCCATCATAAG CGAGTACAACCGGCTAGGCATCTACGAGCTGTACAAGGAGCAGGCGGACTGCTTGAGGAACATCCTTCAGAACGAGCAAGTCGAAAACAGTGTGCAACGTAAGGTGGAGGAGAAGACGCCGGGGGAGAGAACGCCGGGGGAGAGAACGCCTGGGGAGGGAACCCCTGAGAAGGGACATCCCCCAAACGTAGACTCCTTTTTCGACGCGGAGTTCTTCACCCCCCTGGAGGAGTTGAAGCACAGGGGTgaggaaaagggaggaagcGAAGCATCCCCACGGAGCAGACCACCAAATGGGCGAGCATCATCCCCACAGAGCAGACCACCAAATGGACGAGAAACACCCCAACAGAGCAGACCACCAAATGCGCACCCCCGTGACGACAAATGGGACGTACTCTACGCGAACCCCCCCACACGGAACAACTTCTTTTACAAAAACTTCCTTTTCAACATCCCAACGGGGATGGGAAAGACCATCATATACGACATCCAAATCATCCGACTGGTCCTTTACAAAGGGTACAGAGCTATATTAACCCTCCCCACGGTGTCCctcataaatgaaaaaaatgactacTACGAGAAGCTGCTCGGAGAAAACACAGTGTCtctgaatataaaaaaatttaacagcTCCAATTTTACTGGGTACTCGTACAGCCTCTCCACCGACATTGCCCTCTGCACGTATGAACAGGCCAACATCATCCTcaacattattataaaaaataatttaaagtGCAACTACATTTTCATCATCGACGAAATTCACTACATTAATGACACGCAGAGGGGGTTTTTCATCGAGTCTTTGCTCACGAAAATTAAGTACATCCAGCGGAACTGCGAGAGCGTCTTTAACATCCGCGCCTACGGCTTCTCCGCGACGCTGTCGAATGTGGACCAG ATCGGCGAATGGCTGGACGCCAAGGTGCACGTGAGCAAGGAGAAGCTGCAAAAGATCAAGTACCTGTACAAGATAGAGAACGCGATATACAAAGACATTCACAAGAAGGAGTTGGAGAGGACGCTGGGAGCGCCGTTCTACCTGGACCCGGACCACCTGGTGTACCTGCTGAGCGAGGAACTCATTCTGCAGAGAAACGTGCTGATCTTTTGCccgacgaagaagaagagcgaaCAGGTGGCGTCCTTCATAAGCAACATTCTGCCGTACTACTTGAAAAACAGGAATTACAAGGTGAAGAGGGAGGTGGTCGAAAGGAGGGTGAAGCTCGTGGGCGAACTGAAGGAGCTGAGCGTAAAGATTCCGGACGTGGATAAGTTAATCCTCAGTGGGATTTTCTATCACCACTCGGAGCTGGAGAAGAGCGAGAAAGAAATAGTGGAGGGTGCGTTTAGGAGCAACACCCTCTTCTGCCTGTGCTGCACGACGACGCTGTCCGTGGGGGTGAACTTCAACGTGCACACGGTCATAATTCGGAGCATACGGCTGGGCAATGCGTTTCTGACGAAGGACCAGATCGTGCAGATAGCGGGCCGCTGCGGCCGCGTGAAGAAGGCGCGCGGTGTGAGCGCCGAG GCAGCCGTACATGACTACGACCTGGACTGCGACGGGAAGGTGGTGATCTTCCTGACGGCGTGCGACAAGGCATACATGGAAAAGATCCTCAAGGACGACGTGGACGCGTGCAAGCTGAAGACGAAGCTGCACAACTTCCAGCTCTGCAAGTTCATCCTGGAGTTCATCGAGCTGAACCTGATCAAGACGAAGAAGGAGATGGTGgacttcctcttcctctacACCCTCAA AGAACTAATCATGCAGGAGGTGAAGCAGACCTTCCAGTACCTCTTCGAAAACAAGCTGATCATCATCCCGCACGAGAAGGAGCAGTGCTATTACTACTACCTCTTCGCCAAAATCTACAACGTCAATCTGTATCAGATGGAGCAGCTCTTCGACTTCCACTTCCTCTGCCAGTACATTAACGTGGAGACgctaataaaatgtaatttacAGCAAAAAAtagatttatttaaaaaattgcacagaAATTATAAAGTGAAGGAATTCATCAGTGAGAGAAGAAAACCAAAGgcctttttctctcttccctttttaaccattttattaatttttaaggaTACTCAGTTGAATACAAATCTGTTTGAACATTTGTTTGTGCAGTTggtgaaatatttatttcttgtaaatattaatagCAAGCAACTGGATTTTTACGTTTATGACATTTTGAGGGACGACGACGTGATTGCCTGCACGGAGGTCTCTCCGTACGTGCACCCCATTTGCAACGCCCTGGACTTCATTTTCAACTTCTCCTTCATTCAGTACGTGTACGTCAAAG GCTTCCCCACGGACGTCCTGCTGATGATTTTCGTCTTCTGCATCAACTCGGAAATTTCGCTCAAAATCCACTTTGACGTCTACGAGGAGGTCCTCACGTCTAGCAGTGGCCCCGAGGGCGGGGGCGTGCGCAAGATCTTCCACTACTTTGACCTGAGCATGGACAAGCTGAGGCGCTTCAAGGCTTGCCGGAACGACGACCTGTGCGCCGAGTGCGCCAAGAACGTGCTGCGCGGAGAGTAA